TCCCCAGTCGGCTCCATATTTACCGACCTGATTTAAAGAGCGACCAATCTGCTCAATCGTTTCTTCATGTGAGACCCCTTTATGAAAAGAATCGGGTTTCACTTTGACTCCCGTGCCCCCCACATCATGGCTCAATTTGATGAATTCCTGAGTGTCCACAATCGCTTTCTTCAGAACGGCTTTATCGGGATTATCATATCTTTCATTACTACCAATCCCAACCAACGTAACGGGACTGTCAGCAAACTGTTTCGCAACTTCCTTGCGCTCTGCCTTACTCAGTGTTCGCTCGACGCCATGCTTATGAGTCGTTCGGAGCTCGACCCCCAACACATTCGCCGTTTTGCAGTTATTCAACAATGTCGGTAAATCCCAGTCTTTCGCCCACTGATACGTCACCAGACCATATTGTGCCTGTTTTGCTGGTTTTTGATCGCCGAAGACAGAACCAGTCAGACCGCCACCCAATGTCAAAGCGCCACTCAGCGCAGAAGTTTTCAAAAAATCACGACGTGAGTAAAATTCCATGAGTGAGATCTCCGTGAGATGTCTAAGTTATTTAGGAAGAATCTGCCCAGGCAGTCTGTTTCATCAATTCAGCAGGGAAATGAGCAATATACTCAAACATATTATTACTCAGTAGACCAACAGATTACAAATGTCTTTTACAGGGATTTCTTAGCAAGAGCCACCTTGAGTTGGACTGGGCAACTTTACAATAAATGTCATTCCATTTATAAACAAGACAGAATGAACGTGATCGAAAGGTCATTCACTGCCTCAATCACGAGGCCCTGGTATTTCAGTTCTCTTTTTAAATACGATTTAGAGTAAGGCAATGAACGAAAAAACATCCGAAAAATTCACATTTCAAGCTGAAATCAAGAAACTCTTGGATTTGCTTTCGCACTCACTCTATCAAAACCGGGAAATTGCGATTCGGGAGTTAATATCGAACGCCTCCGATGCTTTGGATAAATATCGATTTCTGGCGCTCACCGATGCATCCATCAAAGACGAGCAACCGTTAGAAATTCGTCTGGAGCCCGATACAGAAAACCGCATTCTGGGCATCTGTGATAACGGCGTCGGCATGACGCATGCAGAATTGATCGAAAACATCGGTACAATCGCCCATAGCGGCTCGCTCGACTTTCTGAAAAACGCAGACGGAGACGAAAAGGAAGAAGTCTCACTGATCGGCAAGTTCGGCGTGGGATTCTACTCCGCGTTCATGCTGGCTGATAAAGTTGAAGTCTTAACCCGCAGCTACCAGGATGAGTCCGGCTGGAAATGGGAATCCGACGGAACCGGCTCCTTTACCATTGAACCTCAAGAAGGTCTGGAACGTGGAACCTCCATCCGTCTGCACCTTCGCAAAGACCTGGATGAATTTACTAACGACACCCGCCTGAAATTCATCCTGAATAAATATTCCACGTTCGTCCCCTACCCCATTAAGCTCGGCGAAGAACTCGTCAACGACCAGCCCCCCATCTGGCTGGAACCGAAAACACAACTCACTCAGGAACAATACGACGGCTTCTATCAATATCTGGCACATAACGGCGAAGAACAGGCACGCTGGCATCTGCACCTCAGCAGCGACTCCCCGTTCCAGTTTCACAGCATCCTCTACTGCCCACAGTCCAATATGGAATTAATGGGTTTCGGTCGCACCGAACACGGCATCAGCCTCTGCGCCAAACGCATTCTCGTTCAAAACGACAATCGAGACCTTTTACCCGAATACCTCAGATTCATCTACGGACTTGTCGACTCGGCTGACCTGCCGCTCAATATTTCTCGCGAGTCACTCCAGGACAATACGATCTTCCGTAAGATCCAAAAAGTATTGGTCAAACGTGTGCTCTCGCACCTCGCATCCATGGCGAAGGACGATGAAGAAAAATATCTCGAATTCTATCGCCAGTTCGGCAGTTGTCTGCGAGAAGGAATCGGAACCGATTTCGAAAATCGCGATACCATCGCCAAACTTCTGCGGTTCCCTTCCTCTAACGGTACTTCTGAAAACGAACTGGTTTCTCTGGAAGCCTACCTCAAACGGGCCGATGAAAGCCAGAAACAGATCTACTATCTAGGCGGTAACGATTATAACACCATCACCAAAAACCCGAACCTGGAAATCTTCCGTAAACAAGGCATCGAAGTCTTCTACCTGCCGGACCCCATGGACGAAATCGTTCTCTCCAATCTGATGAAATTTGAAGACCACGATATTGTTTCCATCGATTCATCCGACGTCAAACTGCCAGGAGATACCGACAAGGAAGAAGATTCTGAGGAGAAATCAGAAAAGAAAGAGGAACAGAAAGAGCCACTCTCACCTGAATTTGAAAAAGTGATTTCCCTGTTCGAAGAAGAACTCAAAGACGATGTCGAATCGGTCACGAAGTCAGATCGTCTGACAGACAGCCCCTGCTGTCTCGTGATGCCCGAAGGCGCAATCAGCTCTCAGCTTCAAAAAGTTTTGAGTATGAACAACAAGGATTTCCCCACCACAAAACGCATCCTGGAAATCAATCCCGATGCCGAGTTAATCAAACGTCTCTGTACCCTGTCGTCGAATGCAGACCAGCACGCGTTTATCAAACAGTGTGGCCGACAACTCTTCTGGAATGCATCGCTCATGACGGGCATCGCCACCAGTCCGGAAGAAATCACGTCCAATATCCAAAATATGATGGAAGAACTCGCTCAGAAACGATCTCCCATCATTACATAGGACTGAATCGGTATCCTCACCGCGGCTCTGACTCCGGAGCCGCGGTGTAGTAATACATATTCGGTATCGCAGGCTGAAATAAGCCTACGCGATTCCAGGGTTTCAACAACATCTCCGCCCGTTCAATCGCACGCGGAATTTCGTATTCATTCTTCTCCAGTTGCCCCACCAGTTCAGACCATTCTTTTACTACAGGTCTGAATTCAGAATCATCTGCGCACAAAAACAACGGCTGCTTTCCCTCACAACAGCGTAGATGTTCAAAGCCGGTCGCAGCGGCAAAATAAAACAGAGTACTCGCCGTAAACAAATCAAAGTCCGGCAAGCTGTGATAACAGCCGGCAATCAGTGTGTCGATTAACGATAGCTCAGCCTGAATCGAATCCGAATAGTCTGCCATCGCCGATGTCAATTCCACTTTCCCCCAGAATCGTTCCAACGCAGCAACCAGGCGTTCAATCCCACACAACGTATGCGCACTCCCGGTACTATGTAACGGATCGATAAACCCCGCCGTATGAGGAAGCAAC
This window of the Gimesia fumaroli genome carries:
- a CDS encoding TIM barrel protein: MEFYSRRDFLKTSALSGALTLGGGLTGSVFGDQKPAKQAQYGLVTYQWAKDWDLPTLLNNCKTANVLGVELRTTHKHGVERTLSKAERKEVAKQFADSPVTLVGIGSNERYDNPDKAVLKKAIVDTQEFIKLSHDVGGTGVKVKPDSFHKGVSHEETIEQIGRSLNQVGKYGADWGQQIRLEVHGKCAHLPTIRKILDVADHPNVAICWNCNKQDLEGAGLEANFAMVKDRLGDTTHIHDLIHNPYPHKEFFELMAGANYTGWLMLEEGKLPQQDTVAALAEQRKVFDKMWAQAQDS
- the htpG gene encoding molecular chaperone HtpG gives rise to the protein MNEKTSEKFTFQAEIKKLLDLLSHSLYQNREIAIRELISNASDALDKYRFLALTDASIKDEQPLEIRLEPDTENRILGICDNGVGMTHAELIENIGTIAHSGSLDFLKNADGDEKEEVSLIGKFGVGFYSAFMLADKVEVLTRSYQDESGWKWESDGTGSFTIEPQEGLERGTSIRLHLRKDLDEFTNDTRLKFILNKYSTFVPYPIKLGEELVNDQPPIWLEPKTQLTQEQYDGFYQYLAHNGEEQARWHLHLSSDSPFQFHSILYCPQSNMELMGFGRTEHGISLCAKRILVQNDNRDLLPEYLRFIYGLVDSADLPLNISRESLQDNTIFRKIQKVLVKRVLSHLASMAKDDEEKYLEFYRQFGSCLREGIGTDFENRDTIAKLLRFPSSNGTSENELVSLEAYLKRADESQKQIYYLGGNDYNTITKNPNLEIFRKQGIEVFYLPDPMDEIVLSNLMKFEDHDIVSIDSSDVKLPGDTDKEEDSEEKSEKKEEQKEPLSPEFEKVISLFEEELKDDVESVTKSDRLTDSPCCLVMPEGAISSQLQKVLSMNNKDFPTTKRILEINPDAELIKRLCTLSSNADQHAFIKQCGRQLFWNASLMTGIATSPEEITSNIQNMMEELAQKRSPIIT